Proteins encoded within one genomic window of Cucumis sativus cultivar 9930 chromosome 3, Cucumber_9930_V3, whole genome shotgun sequence:
- the LOC116402601 gene encoding beta-galactosidase 15-like has protein sequence MFKLQWLVATLACLTFCIGDNVSYDSNALIINGERRIIFSGSIHYPRSTEAMWPDLIQKAKDGGLDAIETYIFWDRHEPQRRKYDFSGRLDFIKFFQLIQDAGLYVVMRIGPYVCAEWNYGGFPVWLHNMPGIQLRTNNQVYKNEMQTFTTKIVNMCKQANLFASQGGPIILAQIENEYGNVMTPAYGDAGKAYINWCAQMAESLNIGVPWIMCQQSDAPQPMINTCNGFYCDNFTPNNPKSPKMFTENWVGWFKKWGDKDPYRTAEDVAFSVARFFQSGGVFNNYYMYHGGTNFGRTSGGPFITTSYDYNAPLDEYGNLNQPKWGHLKQLHASIKLGEKILTNSTRSNQNFGSSVTLTKFSNPTTGERFCFLSNTDGKNDATIDLQEDGKYFVPAWSVSILDGCNKEVYNTAKVNSQTSMFVKEQNEKENAQLSWAWAPEPMKDTLQGNGKFAANLLLEQKRVTVDFSDYFWYMTKVDTNGTSSLQNVTLQVNTKGHVLHAFVNKRYIGSKWGSNGQSFVFEKPILLKSGINTITLLSATVGLKNYDAFYDMVPTGIDGGPIYLIGDGNVTTDLSSNLWSYKVGLNGEMKQIYNPMFSQRTNWIPLNQKSIGRRMTWYKTSFKTPAGIDPVVLDMQGMGKGQAWVNGQSIGRFWPSFIAGNDSCSATCDYRGAYNPSKCVENCGNPSQRWYHVPRSFLSSDTNTLILFEEIGGNPQQVSVQTITIGTICGNANEGSTLELSCQGGHVISEIQFASYGNPGGKCGSFKKGSWDVTNIALILEKACIGMESCSIDVSAKSFGLGDATNLSARLAVQALCAQN, from the coding sequence ATGTTTAAGCTTCAATGGCTTGTTGCAACTCTAGCTTGCTTGACTTTTTGCATAGGAGATAATGTTTCATATGATTCAAATGCGTTAATTATCAATGGAGAACGGCGCATTATCTTCTCAGGCTCAATTCATTATCCACGCAGCACTGAAGCAATGTGGCCTGATCTCATTCAAAAAGCTAAAGATGGTGGACTTGATGCAATTGAGACATACATTTTCTGGGATCGTCACGAGCCACAACGACGAAAATATGATTTCTCTGGacgtttagattttattaaattcttcCAACTTATCCAAGACGCTGGACTTTATGTTGTCATGAGGATTGGTCCTTACGTGTGTGCCGAGTGGAACTACGGAGGCTTTCCAGTGTGGTTGCACAATATGCCAGGAATCCAACTACGAACTAacaatcaagtttacaagaaTGAAATGCAAACTTTCACGACAAAGATAGTAAATATGTGTAAACAAGCCAATCTCTTTGCTTCACAAGGAGGGCCAATAATATTAGCTCAAATCGAGAATGAGTATGGAAATGTGATGACACCAGCTTATGGAGATGCAGGAAAAGCATACATCAATTGGTGTGCTCAAATGGCCGAATCTCTCAATATTGGCGTTCCATGGATCATGTGCCAACAAAGTGATGCCCCACAACCTATGATTAATACATGCAATGGATTCTATTGTGATAACTTTACTCCAAACAATCCTAAGAGCCCAAAAATGTTCACTGAAAATTGGGTGGGATGGTTCAAGAAATGGGGCGACAAAGACCCTTATAGAACTGCAGAAGATGTAGCATTTTCTGTGGCAAGATTTTTTCAATCTGGTGGTGTGTTCAACAATTATTACATGTATCATGGAGGCACCAACTTTGGAAGGACATCGGGAGGTCCATTCATCACTACATCTTACGACTACAACGCCCCACTTGATGAATATGGGAACTTGAATCAACCTAAATGGGGGCATCTCAAACAACTCCATGCATCAATCAAGTTAGGAGAGAAGATTCTCACTAACAGCACACGCTCAAACCAAAACTTTGGTAGCTCTGTAACTTTAACGAAATTTTCTAACCCAACAACTGGGGAGAGGTTTTGCTTTTTAAGCAACACAGATGGAAAAAATGATGCCACCATAGATCTAcaagaagatggaaaatattttgtaccAGCTTGGTCTGTGAGCATTCTTGATGGTTGCAACAAGGAGGTTTACAACACTGCAAAAGTAAATTCTCAGACATCTATGTTTGTGAAGGAGCAAAATGAGAAGGAAAATGCACAACTGTCATGGGCTTGGGCTCCAGAACCTATGAAAGACACACTGCAAGGAAATGGTAAATTTGCGGCAAACCTTCTTTTGGAACAAAAAAGGGTCACAGTTGATTTTAGCGATTACTTCTGGTACATGACGAAGGTTGACACTAACGGAACATCTTCACTTCAAAATGTGACTCTCCAAGTAAATACAAAGGGTCATGTGCTTCATGCTTTCGTCAATAAAAGATACATTGGGTCGAAATGGGGGAGTAATGGCCAGAGTTTTGTGTTTGAGAAACCCATTCTACTAAAATCGGGAATCAACACAATAACTCTTTTGAGTGCCACAGTTGGGTTGAAGAATTATGACGCGTTTTATGATATGGTGCCAACAGGAATCGATGGAGGCCCGATCTATCTAATTGGAGATGGAAATGTGACAACTGATTTGTCATCAAATTTATGGTCTTATAAGGTTGGATTAAATGGAGAAATGAAGCAAATTTACAACCCGATGTTCTCACAAAGAACAAATTGGATTCCGCTAAATCAAAAATCTATTGGAAGGCGAATGACATGGTACAAGACTAGCTTTAAGACACCTGCTGGAATTGACCCAGTAGTCTTGGACATGCAAGGAATGGGAAAAGGCCAAGCATGGGTAAATGGGCAAAGCATAGGCCGATTTTGGCCATCTTTCATTGCTGGCAATGATAGTTGCAGCGCAACATGTGACTACAGAGGTGCATACAACCCTAGCAAATGTGTGGAAAATTGTGGAAATCCTTCTCAAAGATGGTATCATGTTCCAAGATCATTTCTTTCAAGCGACACAAAcacattgattttatttgaagaaattggtGGAAATCCACAACAAGTGTCAGTTCAAACAATCACAATAGGAACTATATGTGGAAATGCTAATGAAGGAAGCACCTTAGAGTTGTCTTGTCAGGGAGGACATGTCATCTCTGAAATCCAATTTGCTAGCTACGGAAATCCAGGGGGAAAATGTGGTTCGTTTAAGAAAGGTTCATGGGATGTGACAAACATTGCTCTTATTCTTGAAAAAGCTTGCATTGGCATGGAAAGTTGTTCAATCGATGTATCTGCAAAGTCATTTGGATTAGGCGATGCTACAAATTTATCTGCAAGATTGGCAGTTCAAGCACTATGTGcacaaaattga